A segment of the Methanothermococcus thermolithotrophicus DSM 2095 genome:
AAAGTGCGGAAGAATTGGCAGATATGTTAAATACAAATTTAACTTTAACCAAATATATGTTGAGAATATTCACTGAGCTCGGAATTCTCGAATCTCGTGTTGAAATGAATAGTAATAGTAGTAATATTACTAATAATATTATCTATCGAAATACGAACATAACCAATACATATTTAAAAAAAGATTCAGAGTTCAGTATAATTAATCCAATATCATACTACTTCGAAAATATCAAAAATTGGGAAAATTTAATTGATATTTTAAAAAATAAAGATAATTTTTCCAACACTGATACTAATAACTTTTTTCCAGAAGTTGTTAAAAGAATGGCTGATGAATGCAAATGCTGGGAATTACAGAAGGTTCTATATTACATTTCCAAATATGAAGAGTTTAAAAATGCCAAAAAACTTCTTGATTTAGCTGGAGGACATGGGTTGTATGCAATTGGATTTAGCATGTTAAATAAAAACCTAAAATGCCGTGTTTTTGATTTACCAAATGTTGTTGAAGAAACAAAAAAATTCATTGAAAAATATAATGCAAAAAACATCTCAACAATTGCAGGAGATTTTTATAAGGATGATATTGGAAATGACTATGATATAATCTTTACCTCTTATAATCCCGGAGGAAAAAATCCCAATATAGCAAAAAAAGTTTATAATGCCCTAAATAATGGTGGATTATTCATAAATAAGCAGTTTTTTCCAGAAAAGGAAGAACATATTGAGGACTATTTAAACAATATGGAATGGAACTTTTCCAAACCTGCAGGACTTGAAAAGAGTAGATTAAGATTTACATTTAAGGGGGATTTGAATTTTGATGATTATTTGAAATACTTAGAAAATTTGGGCTTTAA
Coding sequences within it:
- a CDS encoding methyltransferase, with product MTLLKCPGESPEKVLKLFDEIYSKTRIFYLLKTALDLNLFDYLNDFKSAEELADMLNTNLTLTKYMLRIFTELGILESRVEMNSNSSNITNNIIYRNTNITNTYLKKDSEFSIINPISYYFENIKNWENLIDILKNKDNFSNTDTNNFFPEVVKRMADECKCWELQKVLYYISKYEEFKNAKKLLDLAGGHGLYAIGFSMLNKNLKCRVFDLPNVVEETKKFIEKYNAKNISTIAGDFYKDDIGNDYDIIFTSYNPGGKNPNIAKKVYNALNNGGLFINKQFFPEKEEHIEDYLNNMEWNFSKPAGLEKSRLRFTFKGDLNFDDYLKYLENLGFKILEVVDIPELLGFKNNSPAKMIVAKKL